A genomic region of Papaver somniferum cultivar HN1 chromosome 7, ASM357369v1, whole genome shotgun sequence contains the following coding sequences:
- the LOC113297391 gene encoding protein SCAI-like isoform X1 → MAQNNIPISEVYWALVDKADRKFSMIRDLPFYGGTRYDSYFHKVFKVYTQLWKFQQENRQKLVEAGLKRWEIGEIASRIAQLYYGQYLRSSEANYLSESYIFYEAIVSREYFKDGPLSSQDTNLVNKQFRCLARFLIVSLVLNRREMVNHLVNQLKLLVEECKRTFQESDFKEWRQVLHEIARFLKYDTPFLNIRPLRYSMILDPNPDSLPHVTSWEGRRNLRLREAIVSSYHHNEVKFTELTLDTFRMLQCLEWEPSGSFYQAGASTGGNGISSGQNGQGSNRPNYSQDITDPLLPPNPRKAILYHPAVTHFIAVLATIIEDLPPDGILLIYLSASGKRGQGVSSPLSAGAIENASESTVKNFQSHDMASDIQCSSTSTSQHNIPTHSYSQCNDNNKHNHPGCLWMGSRGTGGSNCICPSDLIPFTRRPLFLIIDSDSSHSFKTLRGAEMGEPSALLLSPISPSPATTVPFDSSGHSGGNQFTMFLTAPLQAFCRLVGLSGSNIDMDAYNEADKLLTLSLSAWGSTLATSDTLDPVWAQILCDPFLRRILVRFTFCRAVLALYAPTFNNKEFVPDCLPHLPDSVLPMTKASQTAILQIAHTFGVANQFRFTEGISAPENGI, encoded by the exons atgGCGCAAAACAACATTCCAATTAGTGAAGTGTACTGGGCACTAGTTGATAAAGCTGATAGAAAATTCTCTATGATTAGAGATTTACCTTTCTATGGTGGAACCAG gtATGATTCATATTTTCACAAAGTATTCAAAGTATATACACAACTATGGAAATTTCAACAGGAGAATAGGCAAAAACTAGTTGAAGCAGGATTGAAAAGATGGGAAATAGGAGAAATAGCTTCTCGGATAGCTCAGTTATATTATGGACAATATCTTCGATCAAGTGAAGCTAATTATTTATCTGAATCATATATTTTTTATGAAGCTATTGTGAGTAGAGAATATTTTAAAGATGGACCATTGTCGTCGCAGGATACTAATTTAGTTAATAAACAATTCAGATGTTTAGCTAGGTTTTTGattgtttctttggttttgaaTCGGAGGGAGATGGTTAATCATCTTGTTAATCAGCTTAAATTATTGGTTGAGGAGTGCAAAAGAACTTTTCAG GAATCTGACTTCAAAGAGTGGAGGCAGGTGCTTCACGAAATTGCTAGGTTTTTAAAGTATGATACGCCATTTTTGAATATCAGGCCTTTAAGATACAGTATGATCCTTGATCCAAATCCTGATTCTTTACCACATGTAACTTCATGGGAAGGTAGACGAAATCTCAGACTACGAGAAGCAATAGTTAGCAGCTACCATCATAACGAG GTCAAGTTCACCGAACTCACGTTGGATACTTTCAGGATGCTTCAGTGTCTCGAGTGGGAACCTAGTGGGTCCTTTTACCAGGCAGGGGCATCTACTGGAGGGAATGGCATCAGCAGTGGTCAAAATGGACAAGGTTCTAACCGTCCTAATTACTCACAAGACATTACAGATCCACTGTTGCCACCAAATCCACGGAAAGCGATCCTGTATCATCCTGCAGTTACACATTTTATTGCT GTCCTGGCTACAATAATCGAGGACCTTCCTCCTGATGGCATCCTTTTGATCTATCTATCAGCATCAG GAAAACGTGGACAGGGTGTTTCTTCACCACTAAGCGCGGGAGCTATTGAGAATGCTTCTGAAAGCACTGTGAAGAATTTCCAATCTCATGACATGGCCTCTGATATACAGTGCAGTTCTACATCAACCTCTCAGCACAACATTCCAACCCACTCTTATAGCCAATGCAATGACAATAACAAACACAATCATCCAGGTTGCCTATGGATGGGTTCTCGTGGAACTGGAG GTTCAAACTGCATATGCCCATCTGACTTAATTCCTTTCACAAGAAGGCCTCTTTTTTTAATTATTGACAGCGATAGCAGTCACTCTTTCAAG ACTTTGCGAGGGGCAGAAATGGGAGAGCCATCTGCACTGCTTCTTTCCCCAATTTCTCCATCTCCAGCTACCACTGTGCCATTTGATTCCTCTGGGCACTCAGGTGGAAATCAGTTCACTATGTTCTTAACTGCCCCTCTTCAAGCATTTTGCCGGTTGGTTGGTCTTTCTGGGTCTAATATTGACATG GATGCGTATAACGAGGCAGATAAGTTGCTCACGTTATCATTGAGTGCATGGGGATCAACCTTGGCAACATCGGACACACTTGATCCAGTTTGGGCTCAAATCTTATGTGATCCCTTCCTCAGGAGAATTCTTGTGAG GTTCACATTTTGCCGAGCTGTACTTGCACTTTATGCACCAACTTTCAACAACAAGGAATTCGTTCCAGACTGTTTACCTCACCTTCCTGATTCCGTCCTACCAATGACCAAGGCTTCTCAAACTGCAATTCTACAAATTGCTCACACTTTCGGCGTAGCCAACCAATTCAGATTCACTGAAGGAATTTCAGCCCCTGAAAACGGGATTTGA
- the LOC113297391 gene encoding protein SCAI-like isoform X2 gives MAQNNIPISEVYWALVDKADRKFSMIRDLPFYGGTRCLARFLIVSLVLNRREMVNHLVNQLKLLVEECKRTFQESDFKEWRQVLHEIARFLKYDTPFLNIRPLRYSMILDPNPDSLPHVTSWEGRRNLRLREAIVSSYHHNEVKFTELTLDTFRMLQCLEWEPSGSFYQAGASTGGNGISSGQNGQGSNRPNYSQDITDPLLPPNPRKAILYHPAVTHFIAVLATIIEDLPPDGILLIYLSASGKRGQGVSSPLSAGAIENASESTVKNFQSHDMASDIQCSSTSTSQHNIPTHSYSQCNDNNKHNHPGCLWMGSRGTGGSNCICPSDLIPFTRRPLFLIIDSDSSHSFKTLRGAEMGEPSALLLSPISPSPATTVPFDSSGHSGGNQFTMFLTAPLQAFCRLVGLSGSNIDMDAYNEADKLLTLSLSAWGSTLATSDTLDPVWAQILCDPFLRRILVRFTFCRAVLALYAPTFNNKEFVPDCLPHLPDSVLPMTKASQTAILQIAHTFGVANQFRFTEGISAPENGI, from the exons atgGCGCAAAACAACATTCCAATTAGTGAAGTGTACTGGGCACTAGTTGATAAAGCTGATAGAAAATTCTCTATGATTAGAGATTTACCTTTCTATGGTGGAACCAG ATGTTTAGCTAGGTTTTTGattgtttctttggttttgaaTCGGAGGGAGATGGTTAATCATCTTGTTAATCAGCTTAAATTATTGGTTGAGGAGTGCAAAAGAACTTTTCAG GAATCTGACTTCAAAGAGTGGAGGCAGGTGCTTCACGAAATTGCTAGGTTTTTAAAGTATGATACGCCATTTTTGAATATCAGGCCTTTAAGATACAGTATGATCCTTGATCCAAATCCTGATTCTTTACCACATGTAACTTCATGGGAAGGTAGACGAAATCTCAGACTACGAGAAGCAATAGTTAGCAGCTACCATCATAACGAG GTCAAGTTCACCGAACTCACGTTGGATACTTTCAGGATGCTTCAGTGTCTCGAGTGGGAACCTAGTGGGTCCTTTTACCAGGCAGGGGCATCTACTGGAGGGAATGGCATCAGCAGTGGTCAAAATGGACAAGGTTCTAACCGTCCTAATTACTCACAAGACATTACAGATCCACTGTTGCCACCAAATCCACGGAAAGCGATCCTGTATCATCCTGCAGTTACACATTTTATTGCT GTCCTGGCTACAATAATCGAGGACCTTCCTCCTGATGGCATCCTTTTGATCTATCTATCAGCATCAG GAAAACGTGGACAGGGTGTTTCTTCACCACTAAGCGCGGGAGCTATTGAGAATGCTTCTGAAAGCACTGTGAAGAATTTCCAATCTCATGACATGGCCTCTGATATACAGTGCAGTTCTACATCAACCTCTCAGCACAACATTCCAACCCACTCTTATAGCCAATGCAATGACAATAACAAACACAATCATCCAGGTTGCCTATGGATGGGTTCTCGTGGAACTGGAG GTTCAAACTGCATATGCCCATCTGACTTAATTCCTTTCACAAGAAGGCCTCTTTTTTTAATTATTGACAGCGATAGCAGTCACTCTTTCAAG ACTTTGCGAGGGGCAGAAATGGGAGAGCCATCTGCACTGCTTCTTTCCCCAATTTCTCCATCTCCAGCTACCACTGTGCCATTTGATTCCTCTGGGCACTCAGGTGGAAATCAGTTCACTATGTTCTTAACTGCCCCTCTTCAAGCATTTTGCCGGTTGGTTGGTCTTTCTGGGTCTAATATTGACATG GATGCGTATAACGAGGCAGATAAGTTGCTCACGTTATCATTGAGTGCATGGGGATCAACCTTGGCAACATCGGACACACTTGATCCAGTTTGGGCTCAAATCTTATGTGATCCCTTCCTCAGGAGAATTCTTGTGAG GTTCACATTTTGCCGAGCTGTACTTGCACTTTATGCACCAACTTTCAACAACAAGGAATTCGTTCCAGACTGTTTACCTCACCTTCCTGATTCCGTCCTACCAATGACCAAGGCTTCTCAAACTGCAATTCTACAAATTGCTCACACTTTCGGCGTAGCCAACCAATTCAGATTCACTGAAGGAATTTCAGCCCCTGAAAACGGGATTTGA
- the LOC113297393 gene encoding uncharacterized protein LOC113297393 isoform X1 yields MESKIESQKDYYKVLEVDYDATDEKIRINYLKLALKWHPDKHKGNDAVTVKFQEINEAYKVLSDPAKRLDYDLTGNYEIDKYSLREYLTRFKGMILTCNGLGIDHAAIWTHQLMDTNELVDK; encoded by the exons ATGGAAAGCAAAATTGAATCTCAAAAG gattactaTAAGGTATTAGAGGTTGATTACGACGCAACAGATGAGAAAATCAGAATAAATTATCTGAAACTAGCGCTG AAGTGGCATCCAGACAAACACAAGGGTAACGACGCAGTTACTGTGAAGTTCCAAGAGATCAATGAAGCTTACAAAG TGTTAAGTGATCCAGCTAAACGACTTGATTATGATCTGACAGGAAACTATGAGATTGATAAATACAGTTTAAGG GAATATTTAACAAGATTCAAAGGAATGATACTCACCTGCAATGGGCTTGGTATCGATCATGCTGCCATATG GACACACCAGCTGATGGATACTAATGAGTTAGTCGATAAATAA
- the LOC113297393 gene encoding uncharacterized protein LOC113297393 isoform X2 → MESKIESQKDYYKVLEVDYDATDEKIRINYLKLALKWHPDKHKGNDAVTVKFQEINEAYKGNYEIDKYSLREYLTRFKGMILTCNGLGIDHAAIWTHQLMDTNELVDK, encoded by the exons ATGGAAAGCAAAATTGAATCTCAAAAG gattactaTAAGGTATTAGAGGTTGATTACGACGCAACAGATGAGAAAATCAGAATAAATTATCTGAAACTAGCGCTG AAGTGGCATCCAGACAAACACAAGGGTAACGACGCAGTTACTGTGAAGTTCCAAGAGATCAATGAAGCTTACAAAG GAAACTATGAGATTGATAAATACAGTTTAAGG GAATATTTAACAAGATTCAAAGGAATGATACTCACCTGCAATGGGCTTGGTATCGATCATGCTGCCATATG GACACACCAGCTGATGGATACTAATGAGTTAGTCGATAAATAA